A genomic segment from Aridibaculum aurantiacum encodes:
- a CDS encoding alpha-ketoglutarate-dependent dioxygenase AlkB: MPPLIQQLSEQIVEQGIVVVQPDQVIINEYLPGQGIRPHKDRNYFENQICGINLGSGCIMRFLKGTDVVDVEVPRRSLYVMQDEVRYKWKHAIPPRKKDVIDGNVQHRDRRWSITYRKVKEKKVKPLNPEGKVAGMLREIYGINV; this comes from the coding sequence ATGCCTCCACTGATCCAACAACTATCAGAGCAGATAGTGGAACAGGGTATCGTGGTTGTACAGCCAGACCAGGTAATTATTAATGAATATCTACCCGGCCAAGGTATCAGGCCGCACAAGGACAGGAACTACTTTGAAAACCAGATCTGCGGTATCAACCTGGGAAGCGGTTGTATAATGCGATTTTTAAAAGGTACAGATGTGGTAGATGTAGAGGTGCCGAGGCGTTCGTTGTATGTAATGCAGGATGAGGTACGGTACAAATGGAAACACGCCATACCTCCCAGGAAGAAAGACGTAATTGACGGCAACGTGCAACATAGAGACAGAAGGTGGTCGATCACTTACCGCAAGGTGAAAGAGAAAAAGGTGAAGCCACTTAATCCTGAGGGTAAGGTAGCTGGAATGCTGAGAGAGATCTACGGCATCAACGTCTAA
- a CDS encoding nucleotide kinase domain-containing protein translates to MKARDETYQYYFYFIQERMKIFWRRFEGLESDLTDDPILAQYKFTNVYRVLDRVSQYLVRHVISEKEQQYPGVDNLLRIIVFKIFNNISTWEYLESRLGEISIKTFDVDRITALLDERIKQVAIFSPAYMMTGSHAKYNMYARKHEKWLRMVEKELLQGKGFEKIIAAKSLEQVYNILLQCSFIGEFLAYQYAIDFNYSSVINFSENSFVKAGIGAIRGIKKCFSGIGHFTFEDCIRYTQDNFEKHQQQYGFTDFKNLFGRPPQLIDLQNCFCETDKYLRVKMPGLLVGNVRIKQKFDRPKGRISFYFPEKWRLNKFIDQNTQGQ, encoded by the coding sequence ATGAAAGCCAGGGACGAAACTTACCAGTACTACTTCTATTTCATCCAGGAGAGAATGAAGATCTTTTGGAGGAGGTTTGAAGGTTTGGAGAGTGATTTGACTGATGATCCTATTCTTGCTCAATATAAATTTACCAATGTTTATCGTGTGCTGGACAGGGTGAGCCAATACCTGGTAAGACATGTTATTTCAGAAAAAGAACAGCAATATCCTGGCGTAGATAACCTGCTTAGGATTATCGTTTTTAAGATCTTCAACAACATCTCCACATGGGAATATCTCGAAAGCCGACTTGGTGAAATAAGCATCAAAACATTTGATGTTGACAGGATAACTGCTTTGCTCGACGAGCGGATAAAACAGGTGGCCATCTTCAGTCCTGCTTACATGATGACGGGCTCTCATGCTAAGTATAACATGTATGCGAGAAAGCATGAGAAATGGTTGCGAATGGTAGAGAAAGAGCTACTACAAGGTAAAGGCTTTGAAAAAATTATTGCAGCAAAGTCTTTGGAACAAGTATACAATATCCTGTTGCAATGTTCTTTTATTGGTGAGTTCTTAGCATACCAATATGCAATTGATTTTAATTATTCATCTGTTATCAACTTCAGCGAGAACTCGTTTGTAAAAGCAGGCATAGGTGCCATACGAGGAATTAAAAAATGTTTCTCCGGTATAGGTCATTTTACATTCGAGGATTGTATCAGGTACACCCAGGATAACTTTGAAAAGCATCAACAGCAATACGGTTTCACAGACTTCAAAAACTTATTCGGTCGACCACCACAACTGATCGATCTGCAGAATTGCTTTTGCGAAACGGACAAATACCTACGAGTTAAGATGCCTGGCTTATTAGTTGGAAATGTACGGATCAAACAAAAGTTTGACAGGCCGAAGGGGAGGATATCATTTTACTTTCCAGAAAAATGGAGATTAAATAAATTCATTGATCAAAATACTCAAGGCCAATAA
- a CDS encoding DUF4861 domain-containing protein, with amino-acid sequence MTCKTILAITVVALIAGCSSTRRAERNYIVTLKNTSSSERADELVVLSRAAIEEKTGKLQEGRYVTVTDREGKPVAVQQDDLDKDGMWDEVAFLYKVEPGEKTSVRISSTTPPPAGGVARAHVRMRKKVNGNSFGPQLDSVTVPGNTAPTDFTKQKLPPYLTEGPAWENDKVAFRVYMDTRNIKDIFGKRTPAMLMDTVGTDPSNSYHKYADWGMDILAVGKSLGAGSLALKIPLANKDTLVRIGGANVGTITYEKVADGPVRAILRMHYRNWRVLPGIAPVDVTEEISIWGGKYYYESKVTVTNAPAGTQLVAGIVNLKNLQLKQVDVGLVKVLYTYGVQSDNNDQLGLAIMVPRNQFLNAAATPNAGSDILNTYTVLMPLTSTPATFRFVAGWEMSSLLFTNEENFLRYLQHEAENYANGVEVRIR; translated from the coding sequence ATGACATGTAAAACAATTTTAGCTATAACTGTAGTTGCTTTAATTGCAGGATGCAGCAGTACAAGAAGAGCAGAAAGAAATTATATAGTTACACTTAAGAATACATCTTCATCAGAAAGAGCAGACGAGTTGGTTGTTCTTTCGCGTGCAGCTATAGAAGAGAAAACCGGCAAGTTGCAGGAAGGCAGGTATGTAACAGTTACAGATAGAGAAGGAAAGCCTGTAGCAGTGCAGCAGGATGACCTGGATAAAGATGGCATGTGGGATGAAGTGGCATTTCTATATAAGGTGGAGCCGGGCGAGAAGACATCGGTAAGAATTTCTTCCACCACACCTCCGCCTGCAGGTGGAGTGGCAAGGGCACATGTACGCATGCGCAAAAAAGTCAATGGCAATTCTTTTGGTCCTCAGCTGGACTCTGTTACGGTGCCAGGAAATACTGCACCTACTGATTTCACCAAGCAAAAATTACCGCCGTATTTAACAGAAGGACCAGCATGGGAAAATGATAAAGTTGCTTTCAGGGTGTATATGGACACGCGAAACATCAAAGACATTTTTGGTAAGCGGACCCCTGCTATGTTGATGGATACCGTTGGAACGGATCCGTCTAACAGCTATCACAAATACGCTGATTGGGGGATGGATATATTGGCCGTAGGTAAATCTCTTGGAGCAGGATCATTGGCATTGAAAATACCGCTTGCTAATAAGGATACACTAGTACGGATAGGTGGCGCTAATGTGGGAACCATAACATATGAAAAAGTAGCTGATGGACCTGTGCGTGCGATCCTGAGAATGCACTATAGAAATTGGCGTGTATTGCCAGGCATTGCTCCTGTAGATGTAACTGAAGAAATAAGCATATGGGGAGGAAAATATTACTATGAAAGTAAAGTAACAGTAACCAATGCACCTGCTGGAACGCAGTTGGTAGCCGGCATAGTAAACCTGAAAAACCTGCAGCTAAAGCAGGTGGATGTAGGCTTGGTAAAAGTGCTTTACACCTATGGCGTGCAGAGTGATAACAACGATCAACTGGGGCTTGCTATCATGGTTCCTCGCAACCAGTTTTTAAATGCTGCTGCTACACCCAATGCAGGAAGTGATATTCTTAATACATATACGGTTTTGATGCCTCTCACTTCAACTCCTGCTACTTTCAGGTTTGTAGCTGGTTGGGAAATGAGCAGCCTGTTGTTCACCAATGAAGAAAATTTTCTGAGGTACCTGCAGCATGAAGCAGAGAATTATGCCAATGGTGTAGAAGTAAGAATAAGGTAG
- a CDS encoding PPK2 family polyphosphate kinase — protein sequence MKIDLTAIPTQPPKGYVKSETKAELRKLVEELDELQNLLYAEGKHAVLIIIQGLDASGKDGAIKNVFGTLNPQGLKVQSFKAPTREELSHDFLWRIHKHTPAKGMIHVFNRSHYEDILITRVHQMIDDTTAKKRIDAINDFEQLLLDNGTHILKFYLHVSQQEQHKRLQERIDDPRKHWKYDEADFKESKQWDNYMKAYADCFEHCNVVPWTVVPADENRYKEYVIAKALFELLSSLNMKYPELKKM from the coding sequence ATGAAGATTGATCTTACAGCCATACCTACACAACCACCTAAGGGTTATGTAAAAAGTGAAACGAAAGCAGAGCTTCGTAAGCTGGTGGAGGAACTGGATGAACTGCAAAATTTACTGTATGCAGAAGGCAAACATGCTGTGCTTATCATCATACAAGGATTAGATGCCAGTGGAAAAGATGGAGCTATAAAAAATGTTTTTGGAACGCTTAATCCACAAGGGTTGAAGGTGCAGTCGTTTAAAGCTCCTACACGCGAAGAGCTTTCGCATGATTTTTTGTGGCGTATACATAAGCACACGCCAGCTAAAGGAATGATCCATGTGTTCAACCGATCTCACTACGAGGACATCCTCATTACGCGTGTTCACCAAATGATAGATGACACTACTGCTAAGAAAAGGATAGATGCTATCAATGATTTTGAACAGCTGCTGTTGGATAATGGCACACACATCCTGAAGTTTTACCTGCACGTATCGCAGCAGGAACAACATAAGCGGTTACAGGAAAGAATAGATGATCCTCGAAAGCATTGGAAATATGATGAAGCGGATTTCAAAGAGTCGAAGCAGTGGGATAATTACATGAAAGCTTATGCTGATTGTTTTGAACATTGTAATGTAGTTCCCTGGACTGTAGTGCCTGCAGATGAGAACAGGTACAAGGAATACGTGATTGCAAAAGCACTGTTTGAATTGTTGTCTTCACTCAATATGAAGTACCCGGAACTAAAGAAGATGTAG
- a CDS encoding GNAT family N-acetyltransferase has product MLEIKRIEDKTELVLVQTLFNEYAAELNENLSFQTFDSELAEPLKKYGPPHGSLFIAFLNGDAAGCIALQQLDEQVCEMKRMYVRPSFRKHGIGEALVQVILQDATAKHYHRMVLDTLQRLVAAIRLYRKFGFTETTAYYDNPLPGVVYMHKDLEQPV; this is encoded by the coding sequence ATGCTGGAGATAAAAAGAATAGAGGATAAAACAGAACTTGTACTTGTACAAACATTGTTCAACGAATATGCAGCTGAGCTAAATGAGAACCTTAGCTTTCAAACATTTGATAGTGAGTTAGCTGAACCACTGAAGAAGTACGGCCCGCCGCATGGCAGTTTGTTTATAGCATTCTTGAATGGTGACGCTGCAGGTTGTATTGCCCTGCAACAACTGGATGAACAAGTTTGTGAAATGAAGCGAATGTATGTGCGCCCTTCATTCAGGAAGCATGGCATAGGAGAGGCGCTGGTACAAGTAATACTACAAGATGCTACCGCAAAACATTATCATCGTATGGTGCTGGATACACTGCAAAGGCTGGTAGCAGCGATTCGCCTGTACAGGAAGTTCGGCTTTACAGAAACAACAGCATATTATGATAATCCATTGCCAGGCGTGGTTTACATGCACAAGGATTTAGAGCAGCCAGTTTGA
- a CDS encoding zinc-dependent metalloprotease, translating into MYSLLIALLLFPIISFAQKLPSIQDKTKDMTRHEGFLNFYWEEATGKVWLEVNKVDSQVLYVTSLPAGLGSNDVGADRGRLDDEKIVQFKRVGRKLLMVQPNFRYRALSKNPAEQRAVEQSFAQSTIWGFTIEAETAGSVLVDATDFLLRDALKIGNTLRRMRQGNYSFDKTRSSMYLPQSKNFPLNTELEASITLVNNDGETGNFVNAVTPSPDAITLRMHHSFVQLPDNNYTPRAFDPRSSFIATSYYDYSTPVSEPIEKYFIVRHRLQKKDPAAARSEAVKPIIYYLDNGTPEPIRTALLNGAKWWNQAFEAAGFINAFQVQVLPEDADPMDIRYNMINWVHRSTRGWSYGASVVDPRTGEIIKGNVTLGSLRVRQDYLIAQGLLAPFENGVPADDKMLRMALDRLEQLSAHEIGHTLGLQHNYAASVTDRASVMDYPAPYVKLTSSGQIDLSEAYAKGIGDWDKIAINYGYRDFPAGTNEAAMLNKILQDASAKGYQFIADRDARAAAGIHPTAHLWDNAASPVDELKNVLKVRAKALNNFGVNNIRSGTPMAFLEDVLVPIYLYHRYQLEAVTKLVGGLNYTYALRGDNQLVTKPVSKAEQLNALNAVTDALDPKVLLVPQRIIDLIPPRPAGYSFSNELFRKRTGLAFDALAPAETAADLPLSFLLVTERVNRLSQAQSELSAAEVIQHLVNKTWKAPRRSGMEELVQQQTEQVLLTYLLALSQDEKASFATQSVINQALAELNSFIEAKKKTATGNYKGHLALAQQRMKSPEKAKTTQHVVIPPGAPIGCED; encoded by the coding sequence ATGTACAGCTTACTCATTGCACTGCTTCTTTTTCCTATCATTTCATTTGCTCAAAAGTTGCCTTCTATCCAGGATAAAACAAAAGATATGACCCGGCATGAAGGCTTCCTGAATTTTTATTGGGAGGAAGCAACAGGTAAGGTTTGGTTAGAGGTCAACAAAGTTGATAGCCAGGTGCTGTATGTAACTTCTCTGCCTGCAGGATTGGGTTCTAACGACGTAGGCGCAGACCGCGGAAGGCTTGATGATGAAAAGATTGTACAGTTTAAAAGAGTGGGCCGTAAACTGCTGATGGTGCAGCCAAATTTTCGCTACCGTGCCCTTAGCAAAAACCCTGCTGAACAGCGTGCCGTAGAGCAGTCGTTTGCGCAGTCAACCATTTGGGGATTTACCATAGAAGCTGAAACAGCTGGTAGCGTGCTGGTAGATGCTACAGACTTCCTATTGCGCGATGCACTGAAGATCGGAAATACACTGCGCAGAATGCGCCAGGGAAACTATTCGTTTGACAAGACACGCTCTTCTATGTACCTGCCGCAGAGTAAAAATTTTCCACTCAATACCGAGCTTGAAGCCAGCATCACCTTAGTGAACAATGATGGAGAAACAGGAAATTTTGTGAATGCTGTTACGCCATCTCCGGATGCAATCACGCTTCGCATGCATCATTCTTTTGTACAACTACCCGATAATAATTATACACCACGTGCTTTTGATCCACGCAGTAGTTTCATTGCTACTTCTTACTACGACTACAGTACACCCGTAAGTGAGCCGATAGAAAAATATTTCATCGTACGTCACCGGCTGCAAAAGAAAGATCCAGCGGCTGCAAGAAGTGAAGCGGTAAAGCCAATCATTTATTACCTGGATAATGGCACACCTGAACCTATAAGAACAGCCTTGTTGAATGGAGCAAAATGGTGGAACCAGGCATTTGAAGCAGCCGGCTTTATCAATGCTTTCCAGGTGCAGGTGCTGCCGGAAGATGCCGATCCTATGGACATTCGTTACAACATGATCAACTGGGTTCACCGTTCTACCCGCGGCTGGTCGTATGGCGCGTCGGTGGTAGATCCACGTACAGGAGAGATCATAAAAGGTAATGTTACACTTGGCTCACTGCGTGTGCGGCAGGATTACCTGATCGCGCAGGGGCTGCTTGCACCTTTTGAAAATGGAGTACCTGCTGATGATAAAATGCTACGTATGGCATTAGACAGGCTTGAGCAACTGTCAGCACATGAAATAGGGCATACGCTGGGGCTGCAGCATAATTATGCAGCCAGTGTTACAGATCGTGCAAGTGTGATGGATTATCCCGCACCGTATGTAAAGCTTACCAGCAGTGGACAGATTGATTTGTCAGAGGCATATGCAAAAGGAATAGGTGACTGGGATAAAATAGCTATCAACTATGGCTATCGCGATTTTCCTGCCGGCACCAATGAAGCTGCTATGCTCAATAAAATCTTACAGGATGCTTCGGCCAAAGGTTACCAGTTTATAGCTGATCGCGATGCACGTGCAGCTGCAGGTATACATCCTACAGCCCACCTTTGGGATAATGCAGCCAGCCCTGTAGATGAACTAAAAAATGTGCTGAAAGTGCGGGCAAAGGCACTAAATAATTTTGGCGTGAATAACATCCGCAGCGGCACGCCTATGGCTTTTTTAGAAGATGTACTGGTACCTATTTACCTGTACCACCGCTACCAGTTGGAGGCCGTTACCAAACTGGTAGGAGGATTGAATTACACGTATGCTCTGCGTGGCGATAATCAACTGGTGACGAAGCCTGTTTCCAAAGCAGAGCAATTAAATGCATTGAATGCTGTAACTGACGCACTTGATCCTAAAGTGCTATTGGTGCCGCAGCGTATCATTGATCTTATTCCACCGCGTCCGGCAGGATATAGTTTTAGCAATGAGTTGTTTCGCAAACGTACAGGCCTCGCCTTTGATGCATTGGCACCTGCAGAAACTGCTGCTGATCTGCCTCTTTCATTTCTACTGGTAACGGAGCGGGTAAACAGGTTGTCACAAGCGCAATCTGAACTGTCTGCCGCTGAAGTGATACAGCACCTGGTAAATAAAACATGGAAGGCACCACGTCGTTCAGGAATGGAAGAGCTGGTGCAGCAACAAACCGAGCAGGTTCTGCTTACTTACCTGCTTGCCTTATCGCAAGATGAGAAAGCTTCTTTTGCTACACAGTCTGTAATCAACCAGGCACTGGCTGAGCTTAATTCATTTATTGAGGCCAAGAAAAAAACAGCAACAGGAAATTATAAGGGACACCTGGCACTTGCACAACAGCGGATGAAGTCTCCTGAAAAAGCGAAGACTACACAACATGTAGTTATTCCTCCCGGTGCACCTATAGGATGTGAAGATTAA
- a CDS encoding alpha/beta hydrolase, with product MQENIFILPDKRQLGYAVYGPVNGQPVLYFHGTPSSRLEPMLLLGYNKDIDVLTNRYNLRLIAIDRPGMGLSTYDPNGSFASCAADAVALLDHLNIDTFKILCWSGGGSFTLSTSYHYPNRVLSAHIICGFTRSFADPGVFANMGGNKYYFGAARFTPRIMQFIMNYVGKKTPDRPLPHWLSQLKPVDLNLMKDLRAFRQLSKVTLNEACRVNSKGLVHEARLYYGDTGYSLGKIQPPVHYWWGTDDNVVTKVHATSVEQQVPNNTMHYRQGEAHLSLYVNYIEEILKVLAEA from the coding sequence ATGCAGGAGAACATCTTCATTTTGCCGGATAAACGTCAGCTAGGTTATGCTGTGTATGGACCTGTGAACGGACAGCCGGTGTTGTATTTTCACGGCACGCCTAGTTCGAGGTTAGAACCGATGTTGTTACTTGGATATAACAAGGATATAGATGTTTTGACGAACCGCTACAACCTCCGGCTTATTGCTATCGACAGGCCAGGTATGGGTCTTTCTACTTATGATCCTAACGGTTCTTTTGCATCGTGCGCTGCAGATGCAGTTGCTTTATTAGATCATCTAAACATCGATACATTCAAGATCCTCTGCTGGTCAGGTGGAGGCTCGTTCACATTATCTACATCCTATCATTATCCTAATCGCGTATTAAGTGCACATATCATTTGTGGCTTCACACGCAGCTTTGCTGATCCTGGGGTATTTGCTAATATGGGCGGTAACAAATATTACTTTGGTGCGGCAAGATTTACTCCCCGCATAATGCAGTTCATTATGAACTATGTTGGAAAGAAGACGCCTGATCGTCCATTACCGCATTGGCTTTCGCAGCTCAAGCCTGTTGACCTTAACCTGATGAAAGACCTCCGTGCATTCCGGCAGCTAAGCAAGGTTACACTGAATGAAGCGTGCAGGGTAAACAGTAAAGGCCTCGTACATGAAGCACGGCTGTACTATGGAGACACTGGTTATTCGCTTGGTAAAATTCAACCACCAGTTCACTACTGGTGGGGAACAGATGATAATGTAGTTACCAAAGTGCATGCAACTTCAGTAGAGCAGCAGGTACCTAATAATACCATGCATTACCGGCAGGGAGAAGCTCACTTGTCGCTTTATGTAAATTATATAGAAGAGATACTGAAGGTGCTTGCTGAGGCGTGA
- a CDS encoding aldo/keto reductase: MEYKQLGKSGLKISRTGFGCMSLQPTQHNVQYLVDEAISNGINYFDTADLYDKGLNEEIIGKAIKGQREKVVVATKVGNQWRPDDSGWDWNPRKSYILQAIDESLRRLQTDYIDLYQLHGGTIDDPIDETIEAFEILKQQGKIRYYGISSIRPNVIREYVRRSNISSVMMQFSLLDQRPLETCLPLLQNNNIGVLARGSVAGGLLVDKPAKAYLDHSIEEVLAAQQAVQQSSPGSRSAAHTAIQYVLHHAAVTAAVVGIRTQKQLQDALAASAFSLSAEEVQTLQQAIPAKFYKDHR, translated from the coding sequence ATGGAATACAAGCAACTTGGAAAATCAGGATTAAAGATCAGCCGTACTGGATTTGGCTGTATGTCGCTGCAACCAACGCAGCACAATGTGCAATACCTGGTGGATGAAGCCATCAGTAATGGCATTAACTATTTTGATACCGCTGACCTGTACGATAAAGGACTGAATGAAGAGATTATAGGAAAAGCAATCAAAGGTCAACGGGAGAAAGTGGTTGTTGCTACTAAAGTTGGAAACCAATGGCGCCCCGATGACAGTGGCTGGGACTGGAACCCGCGCAAGTCATACATCTTACAAGCAATAGATGAAAGCCTGCGCAGGTTGCAAACAGATTATATTGACCTTTACCAACTGCATGGTGGTACCATTGATGATCCCATTGATGAAACAATAGAAGCTTTTGAAATACTGAAGCAGCAGGGGAAGATCAGGTACTACGGCATATCATCTATTCGTCCGAATGTGATAAGAGAATATGTGAGGCGCTCAAACATCAGTAGCGTGATGATGCAGTTTAGCCTGCTGGACCAGCGCCCGCTTGAAACATGCCTGCCGCTATTACAGAACAACAACATAGGCGTATTGGCGCGGGGAAGTGTGGCCGGTGGTTTATTGGTTGATAAGCCTGCCAAAGCTTACCTGGATCATTCAATAGAAGAAGTGTTAGCAGCACAACAGGCTGTGCAACAGAGTTCACCAGGTAGTCGGTCTGCTGCGCATACAGCCATTCAGTATGTACTTCATCATGCAGCAGTTACAGCTGCTGTTGTTGGTATAAGAACACAAAAACAATTGCAGGATGCACTTGCCGCATCAGCGTTTTCACTTTCAGCAGAAGAAGTACAAACATTACAACAAGCCATTCCTGCAAAATTTTACAAGGACCACCGGTAG
- a CDS encoding ankyrin repeat domain-containing protein translates to MMADQTDIFDACRRGDVELVEKIYERNPDIIHVEDFKGFTPLIIAVYNNQPAVVDFLLSKGARAEMQDQAGNTALMGVCFRGYIDIAKKLLDVGAEVNQRNYQGATALTFAATFGHLEIAELLLQKGADMTIPDSRGKSAFDHAIIQENEDMIKLLQRYQEADHDNQ, encoded by the coding sequence ATGATGGCCGACCAAACTGACATTTTTGATGCATGCCGCCGTGGCGATGTAGAGCTGGTGGAGAAGATATATGAACGCAATCCTGATATCATACATGTAGAGGATTTCAAAGGTTTCACTCCTCTTATCATTGCAGTGTATAATAACCAACCTGCAGTGGTTGACTTTTTATTAAGTAAAGGCGCAAGAGCCGAAATGCAAGACCAGGCCGGCAACACGGCATTGATGGGTGTGTGCTTTAGAGGATATATAGATATCGCTAAAAAATTACTGGATGTAGGTGCAGAGGTAAACCAAAGGAATTACCAGGGAGCTACAGCACTTACATTCGCCGCCACTTTTGGTCATTTAGAAATAGCCGAATTGCTGTTGCAAAAAGGAGCCGATATGACCATTCCAGATAGTCGTGGTAAGAGTGCTTTTGATCATGCCATCATACAAGAAAATGAAGACATGATAAAACTGTTGCAACGGTACCAGGAAGCCGATCATGATAATCAATAA
- a CDS encoding c-type cytochrome gives MNNPDLHKLQLKIVRVKIHIVMSLLAIAAILAGFIYQDDGQPEVKQTYCATVSPDYPISRNDAGRALFSSNCASCHAIHKDLTGPALENFDDRMSMDFFRLFLRNPQKAYKQDFYIRALAEKFNGGEHIPFKLAKAEIDSLAAYIIESSR, from the coding sequence ATGAACAACCCGGACCTGCATAAACTACAGCTAAAGATCGTCAGGGTGAAGATTCACATAGTTATGTCTCTGCTAGCAATAGCCGCAATACTTGCTGGGTTCATTTACCAGGATGACGGACAGCCAGAAGTGAAACAGACATATTGCGCTACCGTTTCACCAGATTATCCAATAAGTAGAAACGATGCAGGTAGGGCGTTATTCAGCTCCAATTGTGCCAGTTGTCATGCCATACACAAAGACCTTACAGGACCTGCCTTAGAGAACTTTGATGATAGAATGTCAATGGATTTTTTCCGGCTGTTTCTTCGTAATCCCCAGAAAGCATACAAACAAGATTTCTATATACGCGCACTAGCAGAGAAATTCAATGGCGGAGAGCATATACCATTCAAACTCGCCAAAGCAGAGATTGACAGTTTAGCAGCCTACATCATCGAGTCCAGCAGATGA
- a CDS encoding spore photoproduct lyase family protein, with protein MQTEVEFPPINTAETTVKHPKLWMPKRVVFVPEALEQPFGQQVYERVQRLGLPIEIMKNNRVTGLRGETERETYKLAKNTLAIVNAPPSAFKLRPIPPSADFQFHLAEGCPAHCQYCYLAGSLQGPPAVRVFANLPLILKNNERYMQANKITSFEASCYTDPLSIEHLTGSLEETIRFFGQKPEAHLRFVTKFDAVDPLLDIEHNGHTRWRISLNAEPVSRRLEGGTSPLEARLAALRKLALPKEAGGGAYPIGVVLAPIMAIENWQEEYIKLLDRLEQKLDFPTDLTFELITHRFTPGSKEVLLGWYPNTSLDLDEAQRAVKRNKFGGSKYVYPADVMLQMKRFFYQEIGRRFPAAKILYWT; from the coding sequence ATGCAAACAGAAGTAGAATTTCCTCCAATCAATACAGCAGAAACAACAGTAAAGCATCCTAAACTTTGGATGCCAAAACGAGTGGTATTTGTACCGGAAGCGCTTGAGCAACCCTTTGGTCAGCAGGTGTACGAGCGGGTACAGCGGCTTGGATTGCCAATAGAAATAATGAAGAACAACAGGGTTACCGGTTTACGCGGCGAAACTGAACGCGAAACGTATAAGCTGGCTAAGAATACACTTGCCATAGTTAATGCGCCGCCTTCCGCATTCAAGCTAAGGCCCATTCCGCCATCAGCAGATTTCCAGTTTCACCTGGCGGAAGGATGTCCTGCACATTGCCAATATTGTTACCTGGCCGGCAGCTTGCAAGGCCCACCGGCGGTACGTGTATTTGCCAACCTGCCGCTTATTCTTAAAAATAATGAGCGGTATATGCAGGCAAATAAGATCACTTCTTTTGAAGCCAGCTGTTATACTGATCCGCTGAGTATTGAGCATCTTACCGGTAGCCTGGAAGAGACCATTCGTTTCTTTGGACAGAAGCCGGAGGCGCATCTTAGGTTTGTTACAAAGTTTGATGCGGTAGATCCTTTACTTGACATAGAACACAATGGCCACACCCGCTGGCGTATAAGTCTAAATGCAGAACCTGTGTCGCGCAGGTTGGAAGGAGGCACTTCGCCACTTGAAGCAAGACTGGCTGCACTGCGCAAACTGGCGCTGCCAAAAGAAGCAGGCGGCGGCGCTTATCCTATAGGTGTAGTACTTGCTCCTATCATGGCTATCGAAAACTGGCAGGAAGAGTATATTAAGCTGCTGGACAGGCTGGAGCAAAAGCTAGATTTCCCTACCGATCTTACTTTCGAGTTGATCACCCATCGTTTTACGCCCGGCTCTAAAGAGGTGCTGTTGGGATGGTATCCAAACACAAGTCTTGACCTTGATGAAGCACAACGGGCAGTAAAGCGCAACAAGTTTGGCGGCAGCAAATATGTATATCCAGCTGATGTAATGCTACAGATGAAGCGGTTTTTTTACCAGGAGATAGGCAGGCGGTTTCCTGCAGCAAAGATCTTGTACTGGACATAG